The Polyangium aurulentum genomic interval GACGATGCCGGCGGAGAACGGCATGAGGACCGCCGTCGGCCTCGATTCGACGTCCATCTCCTCGTCGTCGTCGTAGACGCGGGCGATGGGAACGGGAGGCTCGATGACCGGCCCTCGGCCGCCCGGGGTGACGAGGGCGGCCGAAGGAAGCCTGGCCCCCTCACGATGTCGTCCCGAGTCGCCCATCTGCCCTCCGCGCCCGCCTCTATACCGCGGTTGGGCGCTCGGGGCCTTCATTTCGACGATTTTGCGCGGCCCCCGAGGCCGCGTTGTACGTCCTGCATGGTCTGGCAGGGTATTTTCTTGCTCTCACCTCGGCCGCGCGAGCCCGAGCCTCTGCCGCCGCTCCCACAGCGTCTTGCGGCTGATGCCGAGACGCCGCGCGAGCTCTGTCTCCGTCATTCGATCCTGGTTTGCCAGGACGAATTGCCGGAAGTACTCCTCGAGCGACGGGCCATGAGATCCCTCGAAGGGCGCGCCGGGGTCGGACGGCGGCGGAGGCTCCGGCTCGAGCCCGAGCAGATCCGCTGTGATCGAGGTGCCCTCGCAGAGCACGACGGCGCGCTCGATCGCATTCTCGAGCTCGCGCACGTTGCCCGGCCAGGCGTGGGCCGAGATCGCGGCCTCGGCCTCGGCCGTGAAGGCGAGCTGGGGGCGGCCGAGCTTGTGGCAGCCGCGGGCGGCGAAATGCCGCGCGAGGGCGAGGGCGTCGTCGCCGCGCTCGCGCAAGGGCGGCAGGCGCAGCTCGATGACGCGCAGGCGAAAATAGAGGTCGCTCCGGAACGTCCCCGCCGCGACCATGGCCTGCAGATCGCGGTGCGTCGCGGCCACGAGGCGAACCGAGATCCGGCGCGACCGCGTGGACCCGACGTGCCGCACCTCGCCGGTCTGCAAAAAGCGCAAAAGGCGCGCCTGCGCCGCGGGAGGCAGCTCGCCGATCTCGTCGAGGAAGAGCGTGCCGCTGTCCGCCGCCTCGACGAGGCCCGCGTGCGCGCTGGTCGCCCCCGTGAACGCGCCGCGCTCGTGGCCGAACAGCTCGCTCTCGATGAGCCCCTCGGGGATCGCCGCGCAATTCACGGGGACAAACGGCCGATCGCGCCTTCGGCTCTGGCGGTGGACAGCCGCGGCGACGAGCTCCTTGCCCGTGCCGCTCTCGCCGAGGACGAGCAGCGTGGCGTCGGTCGGCGCGACCTTGCGGATGCGTTCGGTGACCTCGCGCATGGCCGCGGAGCGCCCGATCATGCCCTCGAAGACGTCGCCGTCGGCCCGCGAGACCTGCGAGGGCGGAGGCGTGGGGGGCGAAGGGGGCCGGTGTGCGCGCACGAGGATGCGCTCGACGAGGCCGAGCATCTCGTCGTGATCGAAGGGCTTGGCGATGTAGTCGACGGCGCCGCGCTTCATCGCGTCGACGGCCGAGCGCACGGTGGCGTAGCTCGTCATCACGAGCACCGGCGTCGTGCCCGCGCGCGCGATGAGATCGGTGCCCGGCGCGCCCGGCAGGCGCACGTCGGTGATCACGAGATCGAACGCCGAAAGATCGTGCTCCTCGGCCTCGCGCACGCTCTGCGCCTCGGCGACGCCGTAGCCCTGCCGCGCGAGCAGCCGGCGCAGCTCGGTGCGGATCACGGCCTCGTCTTCGACGATCAGGATGCGCGGCATGGCAGGCCCGGCGCGAGGCCGGATCTCACGCAGTCTCGCCCGGCTCGGCCGCGATCGGAAGCCGAACGAGCACGGTCGTTCCACAGCCCGGCTCGCTCTCGATCCACACGCGCCCGCCGTGCTCCTCGACGATGCCGTAGACCACGCTGAGCCCGAGCCCCGTGCCCTCGGCGGGCGGTTTGGTCGTGAAAAACGGCTCGAAGACGCGCTCTTTCAGCTCCGGCGCGATCCCCGCGCCCCCGTCGATGACGCGCAGCAGCACGCCTTCCGGCGCGCGCGTCGCATCGACGAGGACCGCGCCGCCCGGGGCCGAGGCGTCGCAGGCGTTGGTCAGGAGATTGACGAGGACCTGCGTCAGCCGCTGGCGATCGGCGAGGACCGCGAGATCCGAAGGACAAACGTTGTCCATCTGGATGAGCTTGCCGGTGCGATCGAGGCGCACCAGGGCCATGGCCTCGTCGACGGCCGGGGCGATCAGGGTGCGCTCGACGCGCGGGAGCGGGGGGCCGCCGGAGGCCGTGGCGCCCTCGCGGCTGTAGCCGAGCAGCGAGCGGACGATGCCCTCGATGCGGCCGGCTTGCGCGAGGATGAGATCGGCGCGGCCTTGCAGTTCATCGTTGCCGTTCGCCTCGCGGGCGAGGTTCTGCGCGAGGCAGGTGATGCCGGTGAGGGGATTGCCGATCTCGTGCGCGACGCCCGCGGCGAGGCGGCCGACGGAGGCGAGGCGATCTTTGTGGACGAGCTGGGCCTCGAGCGCGGCGCGCTCGGTGCGGTCCTCGACGAGCAGGACGAGGCCGTTTCTGCGAGGGGCGCGCGCATCGCCGAGGGCCGCGGTGTCGAGCTGGGCCTTGTGCAGGCGGATCGCGAGGCGGCGTCCGCCGGCGGAGAGGTCGATGTCGGCCTCTGCAGCCGCCTCGTCGCGCGCGAAGGTCGCGAGCGCCGGCCCGAAGGGCGCGGGCAGCGCGTCGACGGTGAGGCCCGTGGTGGCGAGGGGCGCGAGCGCGGTCGTGCGCTCCATGGCGCGGTTCCACAGGATGACGTCGCGGTCGGGGCCGAGGGCGCAGACGCCGATCGGCAGCTCGTCGAGGACCGTGCGCAGGTAGCGCCGGAGCAGATCGAGCTCGGCCGCGACGCCCGTGAGCGCGGGGGCGGCGCGGCCGAGGCGCTCGTCGAGGAAGCGGAGCTGATCGGCGAGCGCGGTGTCCTCGGCGGCGGCGCTCGGCTCCGGGTGCACGACGAGGCGCGCGAGCACGGGGCCGAAGAGACCGGAGAGGTTCTTCTCCACCTGATCGCCGAGGCGCCTCAGCTCGCCGGGGCGCGTCTCGTCCTCGGACATCGCGAGCTCGCCGAGAGAGCGCGCGATCTCGGCCTCTGCGGCGGCGTCTCCGAGCGTGCGGGCAAGCGCGCGGCGGAGGTCTCTCGGCGATCGCAGCGCGCCTGCGGAGGGCGTGGCGACGAGGGCTTCGCGCGCGCACAGACGCGCGGCGTCCGCCTCCCCGGGCGCGGGCTCGGTCGCGAGCGAGACGAGGCCGAAGAGGGCCGCGTTGAGCGACAGCGACACGATCGTGGGCAAGGTCCAGGTGTCCGCGCCGTGCAGGCCGAACGAGGCGCGCGCGGCGGCGAAGAGATCGGACGGGACGAACCCCGTGCGTGCCAGGAGCGGCAGGAAGGCCGAGACGGTCCAGACGATCATGCCGCCCGCGAGCCCCGCGAGGAGGCCCGTTCGCGTCGCGCGCTTCCAGAAGAGCAGGCCGAAGAGGCCGGGCAAGAGCTGCGCGAAGGCGACGAACGACGCGAGGCCCGCCGCGACGAGCAGGCCGCGCTCCTGGAAACGGTCGAAGGCGTAGCCCGTGAAGATGATCGCCGCGACGAGCGCGCGGCGCAGCCAGAGGAGGCGCGCGTAGGGGTTTTGCCGCAAGATCTCGAGCTGCGCGGGCAGCACGAGGTGGTTCAGGCACATGCCCGCGAGGGCGATGGTCGTGACGATGATCATCGCGCTCGCCGCCGAGATGCCGCCGACGAAAGCGACGAGCGCGAGCGGCGCGGATCCGAGCGCGCGAGGGACCTCGAGCACGTACGCGTCGGGCGACGCCCCTCCGGCGACGCGCGCGCCGGCCCAGAGCACGGGCAGGATGGGCAGGTTCAGGAGCAGGAGGAAGAGCGGAAACGCGAAGGCGGCGAAGCGCAGCGCGCGCGGCGTCGCGCCCTCGGCAAACGCGAGGTGAAACTGGCGCGGCAAGAGGAAAGCCGCGCCAAACGAGATCAAGAGAAGCGCGCCGTAGCCGGTCCCCTCGCGCACGGGCGCGGCGAGCCGCTCGAAGACCTCGGGGTGCGCGTCGAGGAAGCCGCCGAGCGCGCCGGGGCCTCCGAGCACGCCGAAGAGCGCGGCGGCGCCCACCGCGAGCAGGGCGAAGAGCTTGACGATCGACTCGAAGGCGACGGCGACCGCGAGCCCGTCGTGGCGCTCGCGCGCGGTCAGGTGGCGCGCGCCGAAGAGGACGGTGAAGAGCACGACGAGGGCCGCGAAGCCGAGGCCCGTCGCGCCCGTGGGGGCCGAGGGCGAGAGCGCCCGGACGCTGCCGTCGACGGCGCGGATCTGCTGGGCGATGTAGGGGACGCTCGCGACGAGCGAGAGCAGGGTGATCGCGACGCCGACGCGGCGGCCTCGGTAGCGGAAGGCGAAGAGGTCGGCGAGCGAGGCGAGCTGGTGGTCGCGGGCGAGGCGCAGGATCGGCAGCCAGACGGCCGGGATCGCGATGCAAGCGAGGGTCGGGCCGAGGTAGACGGCGAGGAAGGTCAGGCCGTGCTGCTCGGCGAAGCCGACGCTGCCGTAATAGGTCCACGAGGTGGCGTAGGCGCCGAGCGAGACCGCGTAGAGCAGCGGATGGCGGACGATCCGCGCGGGGATCGCGCCGCGCTCGGCGAGGTGCGCGAGCAAGAAGAGCAGCGCGAGGTAGCCGAGCGCGACGAGGGACAGGTGCGAGACGGACAGGCTCATGCCGCGCTCAGGGCTCGTCCTCGGGGGCGCTGCGGGCGGCGGCGGCGGCGAGGAGGACGAGCAGGAGCCAGACGGCAAAGGGCGCGAGCCACGAGCGCTGGGCCCAGACGACGCGGAGCGGAGAAGCGAGGACGAGGAGGGAGGTGCCGAGCAGGACGAGCGAGATCTCGGCAGACGAGGGGCGGGGCCGAGGAGCTTCCACGGGCCAAGCGTACCAGACGCGCGAACCGTGGCCTCGGATCAGCTCTCGATGGGCTTGCCGGCCTTCTTCCAGCCGGACAGACCGGCGGGCATGATGAAGACCTTCTTGTAACCGAGCTTCAGGGCGCCAACTGCGCCCTCATGGCAAGCCGTTCAATGTTCGTTCGCGCAATAGAAGACGAGCGTGGCCTCCTTGTCCGGCGGCAGATCGCTCGCTTGCACGTTCTCGTGATCGACCCACTTCGCCCCCGGCAGGTGGCCCTTCTGGTAGACCTGCCTGGCGTTGTTGTCGATGACGTGGAAGGCGAGCTTGCCCTCCTTCGCCTCCTTCATCTTCGCCTCGACCTCGTCGACCGAGAGCCTGCCAAAGGCTTCGTTCTCCGAGGCGTGCGAATCCCCGCCCGATTTCTTGCAGCCCGGCGCCACGGCGAGCGCCGCGGCCGCGAGGGCCATCCAGAGATATCTGCGCTTCATGATGCCTTCCCGTTGAGCGCTGCGCACCCGGACCGGGCGCGCGCGAGGCATCGAGCCTACCACGCCGCGCCCCCTCCGCGAGCGGCGGAAGGGGGCGCGTGCGCGGATGCGCTCAGTCCGCCGGCCAGGGGTTCGGCGGGTCCGCGGGCTGGTACGGCGTCACCTGCGCCTCGACGACCAGGAGGTTCTTGATGAACAGGTCGATGTAGACGAGGTCGTTCTCGATGTCCGGATCGGGGTTCGCTTGCAGCCACGTCGCCACGTTCTGCCGCAGCGCCTCGAGCGTCCGGCGCGCCGTGCGCGGATCGCTGTCGGCGGCGAGCTGGGCGGCCAGCTTGAAGCCGGCGTAGATATTCAGCATGACAAACCCTTTCTCGACCGTGTCGCTCGAGAAATAGCCTTCGGTCGGCGGGGCGTCGGGGGCGTTCGGCGCCTTGATGTCCTTCACCTCGGTCACCGTGGCGCCGGTGACGGGGTTCTTGTAGGACAAACTGAGCGTCCCCACCTCGAACGGGTCGGGCACGCTCGTCGCGTTCGGGTTGGGCACGAGCTCGAGCAGCATCGCGCCGCCGCCGCCGCGCCTGCCCTCCGAGATGGGCTCCTCGGCGCTCGTGCGGCCCGCGAGGAAGAGGCTCGGGATCGAGATCGTGCCGCCGCCCTCGCCCGTCTCCCAATGGTTCGTCCCGTACACCCCTCGCACGGAGTAGGCGCTGCCCACCGCGACGTCGAGCGAGACGTCGAGGGCGACGGGTACGAGGAAGGTGTTCACCTCGTCGGTGAAGACCTCCTTCACCGCCTTCGGGTCCTCGAGGAAGTAGAAATTGCCGGCGCCGACCTCGCTCAGATCGCGCATCACGTCGACGTCGAACTCGGCGCCCACGCCGATGGTCGTGATCCCGATGCCCCTCCTCGCATAGCTCTCGGCGAGCGAGACGAGCTTCGCCGGGCTCTGGATGCCCTTCGTGGCCACGCCGTCCGAGAGGTAGAGAAGCCGGTTCTGGTAGCCCGGATCGAAATGCTGATCGGCCAGGGAGAAGGCCGTGAACAGGCCGTCGTAGAGGTTCGTCGCGCCGCCCGGCGTGAGCGCGTCGAAGGCCTTCTCGATCTCGGCCGCCTGCGTCGCGTCGACGTGGTCGAGCACGACCTTGGCGCTCGCCGAATAGGTCACGAGCGAGATCTTGTCGGCCGGCGCGAGCGAGGGGATCATCTCGACGAGGCCCGCCTTCATGTAGTCCATCGGCTCGCCGGCCATCGAGCCGCTCACGTCGACCGCGATGACGAGGTGCATGGGCGGCCTCTGGAGATTGGCGAGATCGATCGGCGAGTTCATTCCGATCTGGATCAACGTGCAGGTCGAGCCGCTGATCATGTTGCCCATGACGCCGAGCAGGCCGTGCATGCACACGTCCTTGCCGCAGCTCGGCGTGGGGTAATCGAGCTTGTGCTCGGCGAAAAAGCCGAGGTCGTCGAGCGTGCCGGGGCCCGGGATCCCGCCGCCCTCGAGGATCTGGCGGAAGAGCCCGAAGTCCTGGGCGCCGCCCTGCGAGACGCCGGTCGCGCCCGGGCCGATGCCGGTGCCCGGGCCGCCGCTGCCGGCGCTGTCGTCCGCGCAGCCGTAGAGCGCGAGGGAGGCGAGGATCGTGGCGATGAGAGCCTTGGAACGATGTCGAAGCATGGCATTCCTCCTTCGCGCTCAGGGCGCAGTCGGGATGACGAGCACGGATTCGTAATGGCGATCGGAGACGGGGAACGGCGGGCATGCGGTGTCGCGCACGGGCATTGCCTCGGCGCGGACGACGTGCAGCGTGCCGTAGCCGTCCGCCAGCGTGACGGTCCCGCCGGCGCGGATGAATTCGACCCCGGAGACGTGGTCGCCGAGGATCGAGATGTCGAGCGGCATGGAGAGGCCGCCGCATTCGACGCGCGCGCCGGAGCAGCCGGTGAGGGGCTTCGCCTCGATGGTGGGCTCGCTGAGCGGCTCGGCCGTCTTCGCGAGCTCGTGACGCGCGAGCACGCTGCCGCGGACGACCAGCACGGTGTGGGTGGGGCCCGTGATGCGCAGGACCTCCGCGAGGGGCGACGTGGCGCCGGCCTCGGGGAACGCGCCGCCGCTCACGGGGAGCTCCTGGATGTCGAGGAGGTCGCCGGCCTTGAAGGGGATCGCGGCCTCGGGGACGCACAGGTAATAAGCCTCGGCCTCGAACTTGAGCGCGTGACAGCCGTCGGGGGAGCTGTCGATGCCCTGGAGCACGTGCGGGCCGGGCAGCGGCTCGGACCAATCGACGCCCACGCCCACGTCGGGCGTCTTGCATTGCGCGGACGCCGGCTCGGACTCGATGGGCGGGGCCGGGAAGACGGCCGGATGCTCGGCGAGCGCGAGCTTTCCATCGACGCCGAGCTGCATGATGATCGTGCGATTCGGGTCGGACGAATCCGTCGCGGTGGAGACGGCCTGGGTCGGGAACTCGCTCGCGGACCAGGCGAGCAGGGTGGGCTCCATGCCGTCGGCGTCCACGAGATAGGCGGCGCAGGCGTTGTTTTGCAGGGGCAACGCGCGCCCCGGGTCGAGCAGCCACGTCTCGGCGGGGCCGAAGAGCTCGCGCGAGAGGTTGTGCTCGGGATCGGCGAGCACCGCGGCGCATTCGACCTGGACCGACTCTTTCAGCGGTCGCACGCGCACGAGGCGCTGATCGGACGTCTGATTGCCGAGCACGAGCGAGGCGAACTCCTCGGGGACGGTGCCGTTGCACACGGGGTCCGTGCAAGGCTCCTGGGGCTCGCTCGTCGCGGCGCACGCGAGCGATCCTCCGATGGCCGCGATGCGATATGCGACCGGGCGCTCCGGCAGCGGGCGCGCCATGGCCGGGACGAGCACGCGAAAGGCGACGGCGAGCGCGGGGAGCGCGGCGAGATCGGTCGGATCGACGGTGATCTCCCACGGGAAAGGCGTGAGCGCGGTGAGCGCCTCGAAGGCGCGCGCGGCGTCGGGGAAGATCTTGATGGCCGCGAAGACCGCGCCCGTCGCGACGTGCGCGGCGAGGAGCGCCTTGCGCGACGAGAGCCGGAGCAGCGTGGCGAGCAGGGCCGGCGCCACCACGAGGCCGGCGAAGTCGCTCAATTTGCCCGTGAGCCAGCCCGGCAGGTGGCCCGAGCCTTTGAGCAGGTGATCGTTGATGGCGAGCAGGGCGAGCGCCCCGAGCCAGAGCGGATGAATCAGCGCGCGGCGAGCCGCGAAAGGCTTTTGGTTGGGTATGGACATGGTCTCTCCTGGCAGCAAGCGAAGCTCCGCGTGACCGCAGGTGGCGGCGGCTCAGCAAGGCATGTGCCATGCAGCAATCATTGGGTTTTCCGCGTGGCGAGGGGCATGGCGCAGCCCGCGCCTGCCTGACAGCGATGTCGCGGGGCGGGGGTCGCCTGGAGACTAGCCGTGCCGGCGCGCGGCGGGTCAGGCGAATGCGGCGGGGCGCTCGATGCGCCGCTCCATGACGTCGAGGATCCCGCGGGCATAGCTCGCGCCGGCGGTGCGCGAGAACCGACGCCGGGCCTCGTCGGTGGCGTTGTCGACGAGGTATCCGTGCTCGACCGCGTTCAGCATCTCGAGATCGCCCACGTCGTCGCCGAAGCTCACCGCGCGGCTGCGGGGCAGGCCGAGGCGCTCCAGGACGAACTCGACCACCTGCTTTTTGCCGGCGCCGCGGGGGATGAAATCGATGTCATAGGCGCCCTCGGGATCGCCGAGGGCCGGGTGACACGGCGCGGCGTGGGCGGCGACGCCGTGCCGGTCGGCGGCCTGGCGGATCCACCCGAGAGCCTCGTGGATGCGTGAGGCGCGGGCGGGCTCGAAGCGGTAGCGCTCGAGCCTGCGGCCATGCTCGCGGCGCTCGAGCTTCAAGCCGCGGCGCTCGACGTCGCTCACGGCCGCGAGGACGCGCGCGCGAGAGAACAATCCGCCGGCGGCGAGGCGCGCCTCCCACTCGGGCCAGGGGCGCCTGCCTCCCTCACGCGAGAACAGCTCGATCTCGGCGCCGCGCGAGCTGGCCAGGAAATGGGGCAATACGCGCAGGCCGTGGGCGGCGACGCTCTCGGATACGGCGTCGACGGGGCCGTCGGCCACCCAGCCGAAGACGATCCCGCGGGCGCGGGCCTCCTCGATGAGGAATTGCTCGAGCGCGCGCCGGTCGCGCCTGCGTTCGGGCGCGCCGTCGTGCGCGAGGTAGGTCTCGTCGAAATCGGCGAAGACCACCCACCGCGGCGCCTCGACGCGCGGCAAGTACATCCTGCGATCTCCGAGCGGCTGCACGATGACCTCCCTAGCCGCCCGCGGGGAATCGAATGGAATGGTTTTTCATGACAAGCCCATCGATTGGACGAAGCTCTGGCGTCGCGCCGCGCTCGGCGCGTCATTGCGGCCGGCGGACCATAAAGGTCGCCGGACGCCAGGAGAATATCATCCAATGATGGGGGTATCTTCCGGATCGACGCGCGGATAGGACATTGTCGTTCCCATCCGGCGCGCGCCGTGGGACGGATCGCGTCCCACCTGCACGCCTGTCACGTGGTGCGGTTCAATCGGCGGCCTGGGGGAAGCGCCGGCGGATACGCAGCGCCTCGATGAGGTGCGCCTGCACCGCGCCGCGGGTCTCCTGCAAGAACGTGCGAATCTCTTCCCGATCGGCCCTCGGGATGAGGCTCTCGTCGAGCAGCGTCAGCGCGCTGCGGTGCATGATGATCTGGATCTCCATGTACGAGACATCCGGATCCTGCCCCGCGGCAAGATTCTTCAGATTCGCATTCATCATCTCGCCCGTGGTCTGCACCTGCTCGGACAGAGGGCTCTCGGCGCGCTCCATGTCGATCTCGGGCAGCATCCCCTCGAGCCGCTGCTCGGACCGCTGGTGCTCGTCGATCATGCGCTGGGCATACGTGCGCACCTCGGCGTCGCGGGTGATCTGCAAGGCGGTCTGTGCCTGCTCGATCTCACCCCGATGGATCGTCGACACGACGCCCACGATCTGGGGCTCGGTGAGCGCCTCCTGCGGCGGGAGCTGTTCGGTCCCGGACGGCGTCGCCTCCGCGTCCTCCTCCCGCATGCAGCCCCCGACCACGCCCATCAGGGCGAGAGCCGCGATCCCGAGCACGCGCGCGCGCTTGGCCGAGTGGATTCCGTGAGCCATGTCGTCGCTTCCCTTTCCGCACGGCGCGTTCCGTCCCCAGTTCCTCCCGAGGCTCGAAAGAACGCCACCACGCGGCCGCATGGGGCTCACCCCTCCCCCGACGACAGCGGGGATCCCCGCACGCGCGTGTCGTTCAACCCCCGATCGCGTGATTCGACGGAATGCATCCGTCCGCGTGGCTCGCCTCACGGGACCGACGGAGCAATTCGAGGCGCCCCGGCCGCTCTCGTTGTGCCGAGGACGCTCGTGGTGTAATGGCAGGGGCATCCGGGGATGCGTGCATCACGCGCCCCGCCCCCCCGACCTCATGGACACGTCGTCGATCGAGCGGAACCTCCGGAGCGCGGAGAGCGGGGTGATCCTGGCCGATCCACGCCTCGTCAGCCGCGTGGTCAAGCAGCACAGGCACCTGCTCCGCGTCGGGCTCGGGGTGCCTCACACCCACTGCTATGGCCTGCGCAAGGCCGAGCTGTTCGGCCTCGTGTCCCCCGAAGAGCTCGGCCCCGTCGCGGCGAGCCTGCCCGAGCGCGTGGTGCTCTTGCCGCGCCCCAAGGCCTCGGAGCTGTACGGGAGGCAGCCGCCCGAGGTGCTGCTCGGGCTATGGCGCGCGGCCTTCCACGCGCAGATCCACCTCGCCCTCGAGGAGCGCCTCGCCTCGGGCGCGCTCACGGACGCGGCGCTGCGCGCCAAGATCGATCGCATCGGGCAGACGGAGTTCGACGAGATCCGGCGCGTCCTGCGCGCCGACGACATGCTCCTGCCGCCGCACGACGATCGCGAGACGTACGTCGAGTTCGCGGCTCTCCTGCTCGAGCTCGAGCACTTCTCGCACGACCTCGTCGCGCGCACCTTCCCTGCCCTGCGCGAGCCTGCGAAGGCCCTCGCCGTGATCGCCGAGGACGTCGACGCCCGCGCGCTGCTCGCCGCGTCGAGGCCCGCGGGAGCGCCCGATCCGCGCCGCCCGGGGCCGCCGAAAGAGGCGACCACGACCCCCACGTACTCGGCCCTGCCCCAGCTCGACGTCTTGCCGGGCCTGTTCTCGCGGCCCGTGCCCTCGGCTGCGGCCGCGCAGGGGCTCGTGGCGCTCGCCGATCAGGCCCGGGCCGAGGGCAACCACGTGCGCTCGGCCCTCTTGCGGCTTGAGGCGCTGCCCGCCGCGGGCCCGGATCAAGCGGTGAAGCTGCAAGCGGCCGTGCGCAACGATCTGGAGGCGCTCGGCAACCGGCTCGACAAGGCGCTCGTGCCGCCGGGCCAGCCGGCGGATGCCACGACGATGACGCCGTGGACCTCGTCGCTCTTGCCGCTGATCATGCAGGCGAACGCGCGGCAGGCGCTGCGCTACCCGGTCGAGTCGCGGCTGCTCTACGATCTGCAGCGCGCGGCTGTCGTGAACGAGCGGGCCGCGTCGGCGATCGACGTCGTCACCTGGGCCATGTCCCTCGGCAAGCGCCCGGTGGTCCGCAAGCTGCCCGCGACGCGCACGCTCCAGGTGGCCCGCCACCTGCGCAGCGCGCTCCAGAAGCTCCGGCACGTGGAGATGCCCACGGCCGATCGCAAGCTG includes:
- a CDS encoding DUF4142 domain-containing protein — protein: MAHGIHSAKRARVLGIAALALMGVVGGCMREEDAEATPSGTEQLPPQEALTEPQIVGVVSTIHRGEIEQAQTALQITRDAEVRTYAQRMIDEHQRSEQRLEGMLPEIDMERAESPLSEQVQTTGEMMNANLKNLAAGQDPDVSYMEIQIIMHRSALTLLDESLIPRADREEIRTFLQETRGAVQAHLIEALRIRRRFPQAAD
- a CDS encoding ATP-binding protein; translation: MSLSVSHLSLVALGYLALLFLLAHLAERGAIPARIVRHPLLYAVSLGAYATSWTYYGSVGFAEQHGLTFLAVYLGPTLACIAIPAVWLPILRLARDHQLASLADLFAFRYRGRRVGVAITLLSLVASVPYIAQQIRAVDGSVRALSPSAPTGATGLGFAALVVLFTVLFGARHLTARERHDGLAVAVAFESIVKLFALLAVGAAALFGVLGGPGALGGFLDAHPEVFERLAAPVREGTGYGALLLISFGAAFLLPRQFHLAFAEGATPRALRFAAFAFPLFLLLLNLPILPVLWAGARVAGGASPDAYVLEVPRALGSAPLALVAFVGGISAASAMIIVTTIALAGMCLNHLVLPAQLEILRQNPYARLLWLRRALVAAIIFTGYAFDRFQERGLLVAAGLASFVAFAQLLPGLFGLLFWKRATRTGLLAGLAGGMIVWTVSAFLPLLARTGFVPSDLFAAARASFGLHGADTWTLPTIVSLSLNAALFGLVSLATEPAPGEADAARLCAREALVATPSAGALRSPRDLRRALARTLGDAAAEAEIARSLGELAMSEDETRPGELRRLGDQVEKNLSGLFGPVLARLVVHPEPSAAAEDTALADQLRFLDERLGRAAPALTGVAAELDLLRRYLRTVLDELPIGVCALGPDRDVILWNRAMERTTALAPLATTGLTVDALPAPFGPALATFARDEAAAEADIDLSAGGRRLAIRLHKAQLDTAALGDARAPRRNGLVLLVEDRTERAALEAQLVHKDRLASVGRLAAGVAHEIGNPLTGITCLAQNLAREANGNDELQGRADLILAQAGRIEGIVRSLLGYSREGATASGGPPLPRVERTLIAPAVDEAMALVRLDRTGKLIQMDNVCPSDLAVLADRQRLTQVLVNLLTNACDASAPGGAVLVDATRAPEGVLLRVIDGGAGIAPELKERVFEPFFTTKPPAEGTGLGLSVVYGIVEEHGGRVWIESEPGCGTTVLVRLPIAAEPGETA
- a CDS encoding vWA domain-containing protein, encoding MLRHRSKALIATILASLALYGCADDSAGSGGPGTGIGPGATGVSQGGAQDFGLFRQILEGGGIPGPGTLDDLGFFAEHKLDYPTPSCGKDVCMHGLLGVMGNMISGSTCTLIQIGMNSPIDLANLQRPPMHLVIAVDVSGSMAGEPMDYMKAGLVEMIPSLAPADKISLVTYSASAKVVLDHVDATQAAEIEKAFDALTPGGATNLYDGLFTAFSLADQHFDPGYQNRLLYLSDGVATKGIQSPAKLVSLAESYARRGIGITTIGVGAEFDVDVMRDLSEVGAGNFYFLEDPKAVKEVFTDEVNTFLVPVALDVSLDVAVGSAYSVRGVYGTNHWETGEGGGTISIPSLFLAGRTSAEEPISEGRRGGGGAMLLELVPNPNATSVPDPFEVGTLSLSYKNPVTGATVTEVKDIKAPNAPDAPPTEGYFSSDTVEKGFVMLNIYAGFKLAAQLAADSDPRTARRTLEALRQNVATWLQANPDPDIENDLVYIDLFIKNLLVVEAQVTPYQPADPPNPWPAD
- a CDS encoding rhodanese-like domain-containing protein, coding for MKRRYLWMALAAAALAVAPGCKKSGGDSHASENEAFGRLSVDEVEAKMKEAKEGKLAFHVIDNNARQVYQKGHLPGAKWVDHENVQASDLPPDKEATLVFYCANEH
- a CDS encoding HAD hydrolase family protein, translating into MQPLGDRRMYLPRVEAPRWVVFADFDETYLAHDGAPERRRDRRALEQFLIEEARARGIVFGWVADGPVDAVSESVAAHGLRVLPHFLASSRGAEIELFSREGGRRPWPEWEARLAAGGLFSRARVLAAVSDVERRGLKLERREHGRRLERYRFEPARASRIHEALGWIRQAADRHGVAAHAAPCHPALGDPEGAYDIDFIPRGAGKKQVVEFVLERLGLPRSRAVSFGDDVGDLEMLNAVEHGYLVDNATDEARRRFSRTAGASYARGILDVMERRIERPAAFA
- a CDS encoding sigma-54-dependent transcriptional regulator; the encoded protein is MPRILIVEDEAVIRTELRRLLARQGYGVAEAQSVREAEEHDLSAFDLVITDVRLPGAPGTDLIARAGTTPVLVMTSYATVRSAVDAMKRGAVDYIAKPFDHDEMLGLVERILVRAHRPPSPPTPPPSQVSRADGDVFEGMIGRSAAMREVTERIRKVAPTDATLLVLGESGTGKELVAAAVHRQSRRRDRPFVPVNCAAIPEGLIESELFGHERGAFTGATSAHAGLVEAADSGTLFLDEIGELPPAAQARLLRFLQTGEVRHVGSTRSRRISVRLVAATHRDLQAMVAAGTFRSDLYFRLRVIELRLPPLRERGDDALALARHFAARGCHKLGRPQLAFTAEAEAAISAHAWPGNVRELENAIERAVVLCEGTSITADLLGLEPEPPPPSDPGAPFEGSHGPSLEEYFRQFVLANQDRMTETELARRLGISRKTLWERRQRLGLARPR